The following proteins are encoded in a genomic region of Triticum dicoccoides isolate Atlit2015 ecotype Zavitan chromosome 1B, WEW_v2.0, whole genome shotgun sequence:
- the LOC119322598 gene encoding uncharacterized protein LOC119322598 isoform X3 yields the protein MTGALPITPPSPLLQWTRLRREAAEKNLWSPHRSWLQHTWTADRNYMEGGSQIVGAVHSGRKLVMCGLMQRCIFFCLSCSLDSEPSSVQSVGTSMQYSACVYAAHCAWVAGGCCEVDCFSIFRKIA from the exons ATGACCGGCGCTCTGCCAATCACTCCACCGTCGCCTCTTCTCCAGTGGACGCGGCTCCGGCGAGAGGCCGCCGAGAAGAACCTCTGGTCGCCCCACCGGTCGTGGCTGCAGCATACATGG ACGGCTGACAGAAACTACATGGAGGGAGGCTCGCAGATCGTTGGTGCAGTGCACTCTG GAAGAAAACTGGTGATGTGCGGCTTGATGCAGCGTTGCATTTTTTTCTGTTTATCGTGTAGTTTGGATAGCGAGCCTTCCTCCGTGCAGTCCGTTGGCACGTCCATGCAGTACAGCGCGTGTGTGTATGCAGCACATTGCGCGTGGGTTGCCGGTGGCTGTTGTGAAGTTGATTGTTTTTCCATTTTCAGAAAAATTGCATGA
- the LOC119322586 gene encoding RRP15-like protein isoform X1 codes for MADSPAQPAPAAAGAAAGNPHKRKNKGKGNPNKKNKKLKGPDDTTRRRRKPSAKFLKLLEKRARDYNSDDDDDAAQVRPRRSQPRPPPKQRDAAPDVGDDLKEAPSSEEEASSSGGESDGEKAVTMFQEGCRAFQAAFTKIMEKKLADNPLGPILSADKKLVAAKLAEEADEHKSKGEARKEKRLAAQKGHKVPESAIDNKEKMLIKVATQGVVRLFNEVSKRQTRKGLNPSRSKDVKSALAKHSVPSKEGQQGQGSSKFSKNIGKGEDEPGWAPLRDTYMLGSKLKDWDKAQDSDVAKPSEVPLDNFSDDE; via the exons ATGGCGGACTCCCCCGCGCAACCCGCACCAGCTGCGGCCGGCGCTGCCGCCGGGAACCCCCACAAGCGCAAGAACAAGGGGAAGGGCAACCCcaacaagaagaacaagaagctgaAGGGCCCCGACgacaccacccgccgccgccgcaagccgaGCGCCAAGTTCCTCAAGCTGCTCGAGAAGCGCGCCCGCGACTACaactccgacgacgacgacgacgctgccCAAGTCCGACCACGAAGGTCACAGCCACGACCGCCGCCGAAGCAACGTGATGCTGCTCCCGATGTTGGCGACGACCTCAAAGAGGCcccctcgtccgaggaggaggcctcCAGCTCCGGCGGGGAGTCAGATGGAGAAAAGGCGGTCACCATGTTCCAGGAAGGCTGCAGGGCTTTCCAGGCCGCCTTCACCAAGATCATGGAGAAGAAGCTCGCCGACAACCCATTG GGTCCAATTCTGTCGGCGGACAAGAAATTGGTCGCCGCCAAGTTGGCCGAGGAGGCGGACGAGCACAAGTCCAAGGGAGAGGCCCGCAAGGAGAAGCGCCTT GCTGCACAGAAGGGTCATAAAGTACCTGAGAGTGCTATTGACAACAAAGAAAAGATGCTTATCAAGGTTGCAACCCAAGGAG TTGTCAGGTTGTTCAATGAG GTGAGCAAGCGACAGACTAGGAAAGGTTTGAATCCATCAAGAAGTAAAGATGTTAAAT CAGCTTTGGCAAAACACTCTGTACCATCTAAAGAAGGACAACAAGGCCAGGGATCTTCCAAGTTCTCAAAG AATATTGGCAAAGGTGAAGATGAGCCAGGGTGGGCCCCTCTACGTGACACATACATGCTTGGTTCCAAATTGAAGGACTGGGATAAAGCGCAG GATTCTGATGTGGCTAAACCGAGTGAGGTCCCTTTGGACAACTTTTCTGATGATGAATAG
- the LOC119322598 gene encoding uncharacterized protein LOC119322598 isoform X2, which translates to MTGALPITPPSPLLQWTRLRREAAEKNLWSPHRSWLQHTWTADRNYMEGGSQIVGAVHSGPGRKLVMCGLMQRCIFFCLSCSLDSEPSSVQSVGTSMQYSACVYAAHCAWVAGGCCEVDCFSIFRKIA; encoded by the exons ATGACCGGCGCTCTGCCAATCACTCCACCGTCGCCTCTTCTCCAGTGGACGCGGCTCCGGCGAGAGGCCGCCGAGAAGAACCTCTGGTCGCCCCACCGGTCGTGGCTGCAGCATACATGG ACGGCTGACAGAAACTACATGGAGGGAGGCTCGCAGATCGTTGGTGCAGTGCACTCTGGTCCTG GAAGAAAACTGGTGATGTGCGGCTTGATGCAGCGTTGCATTTTTTTCTGTTTATCGTGTAGTTTGGATAGCGAGCCTTCCTCCGTGCAGTCCGTTGGCACGTCCATGCAGTACAGCGCGTGTGTGTATGCAGCACATTGCGCGTGGGTTGCCGGTGGCTGTTGTGAAGTTGATTGTTTTTCCATTTTCAGAAAAATTGCATGA
- the LOC119322598 gene encoding uncharacterized protein LOC119322598 isoform X1: MTGALPITPPSPLLQWTRLRREAAEKNLWSPHRSWLQHTWVVALSPCIFSLLLLLPLMSSDKKPHCCVQTADRNYMEGGSQIVGAVHSGPGRKLVMCGLMQRCIFFCLSCSLDSEPSSVQSVGTSMQYSACVYAAHCAWVAGGCCEVDCFSIFRKIA, translated from the exons ATGACCGGCGCTCTGCCAATCACTCCACCGTCGCCTCTTCTCCAGTGGACGCGGCTCCGGCGAGAGGCCGCCGAGAAGAACCTCTGGTCGCCCCACCGGTCGTGGCTGCAGCATACATGGGTAGTCGCCCTCTCCCCCTGCATCTTCTCCCTGCTTCTGCTTCTCCCACTCATGTCATCTGACAAGAAACCACACTGTTGCGTGCAGACGGCTGACAGAAACTACATGGAGGGAGGCTCGCAGATCGTTGGTGCAGTGCACTCTGGTCCTG GAAGAAAACTGGTGATGTGCGGCTTGATGCAGCGTTGCATTTTTTTCTGTTTATCGTGTAGTTTGGATAGCGAGCCTTCCTCCGTGCAGTCCGTTGGCACGTCCATGCAGTACAGCGCGTGTGTGTATGCAGCACATTGCGCGTGGGTTGCCGGTGGCTGTTGTGAAGTTGATTGTTTTTCCATTTTCAGAAAAATTGCATGA
- the LOC119322586 gene encoding RRP15-like protein isoform X2, whose protein sequence is MADSPAQPAPAAAGAAAGNPHKRKNKGKGNPNKKNKKLKGPDDTTRRRRKPSAKFLKLLEKRARDYNSDDDDDAAQVRPRRSQPRPPPKQRDAAPDVGDDLKEAPSSEEEASSSGGESDGEKAVTMFQEGCRAFQAAFTKIMEKKLADNPLGPILSADKKLVAAKLAEEADEHKSKGEARKEKRLAAQKGHKVPESAIDNKEKMLIKVATQGVVRLFNEVSKRQTRKGLNPSRSKDVKSLAKHSVPSKEGQQGQGSSKFSKNIGKGEDEPGWAPLRDTYMLGSKLKDWDKAQDSDVAKPSEVPLDNFSDDE, encoded by the exons ATGGCGGACTCCCCCGCGCAACCCGCACCAGCTGCGGCCGGCGCTGCCGCCGGGAACCCCCACAAGCGCAAGAACAAGGGGAAGGGCAACCCcaacaagaagaacaagaagctgaAGGGCCCCGACgacaccacccgccgccgccgcaagccgaGCGCCAAGTTCCTCAAGCTGCTCGAGAAGCGCGCCCGCGACTACaactccgacgacgacgacgacgctgccCAAGTCCGACCACGAAGGTCACAGCCACGACCGCCGCCGAAGCAACGTGATGCTGCTCCCGATGTTGGCGACGACCTCAAAGAGGCcccctcgtccgaggaggaggcctcCAGCTCCGGCGGGGAGTCAGATGGAGAAAAGGCGGTCACCATGTTCCAGGAAGGCTGCAGGGCTTTCCAGGCCGCCTTCACCAAGATCATGGAGAAGAAGCTCGCCGACAACCCATTG GGTCCAATTCTGTCGGCGGACAAGAAATTGGTCGCCGCCAAGTTGGCCGAGGAGGCGGACGAGCACAAGTCCAAGGGAGAGGCCCGCAAGGAGAAGCGCCTT GCTGCACAGAAGGGTCATAAAGTACCTGAGAGTGCTATTGACAACAAAGAAAAGATGCTTATCAAGGTTGCAACCCAAGGAG TTGTCAGGTTGTTCAATGAG GTGAGCAAGCGACAGACTAGGAAAGGTTTGAATCCATCAAGAAGTAAAGATGTTAAAT CTTTGGCAAAACACTCTGTACCATCTAAAGAAGGACAACAAGGCCAGGGATCTTCCAAGTTCTCAAAG AATATTGGCAAAGGTGAAGATGAGCCAGGGTGGGCCCCTCTACGTGACACATACATGCTTGGTTCCAAATTGAAGGACTGGGATAAAGCGCAG GATTCTGATGTGGCTAAACCGAGTGAGGTCCCTTTGGACAACTTTTCTGATGATGAATAG